From the genome of Onthophagus taurus isolate NC chromosome 5, IU_Otau_3.0, whole genome shotgun sequence, one region includes:
- the LOC111422663 gene encoding pH-sensitive chloride channel 2-like has protein sequence MWSRVLKIWFVLIFVVYFFRKSCSMPTTETWDKTTTINNLNLTQEIASTYFAKNKTEIDQTTIKDGLNFVEDDNKVIETESVCPELSGNYDELTQTRFSTILTQDCRYDKLTKPDKDQVTDVTLQIDIRHIEAMEQMQFKMHILVQYRYTDTRLNYESISPKRGHMLGEDTLRKKIWIPHLVLSNEKDTFIMGLEGKDVFVSISPTGEVIYSYRMTAMIYCWMDLLYFPFDEQTCSLHFMSWTYNSSQLVLKWDDEDPAKVASQLHLTEFRLLEHHTFSGETPAPLSKGAFAGNYSTLILEFKVAREIGYYLMDYFIPSIMLVCTSWVTFWLQADNAAPRVTLGASTMLSFITLASGQTKNLPKVSYIKVSEIWFLVCALFIFASMVEFAFVNIIWRRKKEVALIKVNSKYILKSTLTPKLARKEFEKTALGRENALYKSRSVGSLNGSNGSCNDNKEFKYNNYLTVHSPMDIPKIITQSADNIIQIESGTNLDQDEKENKPRKWTTMSPQEVAIWIDKRSRIFFPALFTLFNIVFWTVVLIV, from the exons atgtgGTCGCGAGTGCTAAAAATTTggttcgttttaatttttgtggtatatttttttcGCAAAAG TTGTTCAATGCCAACAACTGAAACTTGGGATAAAACAACGAcgattaacaatttaaatttaacccaAGAAATTGCTTCAACTTATTTCGCTAAGAATAAAACGGAAATTGATCAAACGACGATAAAAGATGGCCTAAATTTCGTTGAAGatgataataaagttattgaGACTGAATCGGTTTGCCCAGAATTAAGCGGAAATTACGATGAGTTAACTCAAACGAGATTTTCAACCATATTAACACAAGATTGTCGTTATGATAAGTTAACGAAACCCGATAAAGATCAAGTTACTGATGTTACGCTTCAAATTGATATTAGACATATTGAAGCTATGGAGCAAATG caaTTCAAAATGCACATATTAGTCCAATACCGATACACGGACACGCGATTAAATTACGAATCGATTTCGCCGAAACGCGGTCACATGCTCGGCGAGGACacgttaagaaaaaaaatttggattcCCCATCTGGTTTTATCGAACGAAAAGGACACGTTCATTATGGGTTTGGAGGGCAAAGACGTGTTCGTTTCGATTTCGCCCACGGGAGAGGTGATCTATTCGTACCGAATGACCGCGATGATTTATTGTTGGATGGACTTGCTTTATTTCCCGTTCGACGAGCAAACTTGCAGTTTGCATTTTATGAGTTGGACGTACAATTCGTCGCAGTTAGTTTTGAAATGGGACGATGAGGACCCGGCCAAAGTCGCCTCACAATTACATCTAACCGAATTTCGACTTTTAGAGCATCACACGTTTAGCGGGGAAACCCCCGCTCCGTTATCAAAAGGAGCTTTTG cCGGAAATTATAGCACTTTAATTTTAGAGTTTAAAGTCGCAAGAGAGATCGGTTATTATCTAATGGATTATTTTATCCCATCGATAATGTTAGTTTGCACCTCTTGGGTGACGTTTTGGTTACAAGCCGATAACGCAGCTCCTAGAGTCACTTTAGGAGCTTCTACGATGTTGTCGTTTATAACCTTAGCTTCGGGGCAAACCAAAAATCTCCCGAAAGTTTCTTACATTAAAGTCAGCGAGATTTGGTTTTTGGTTTGCGCCCTCTTTATATTCGCCTCAATGGTTGAATTCGCATTTGTAAATATCATTTGGAGGAGAAA GAAAGAAgttgctttaatcaaagtAAACAGCAAGTACATATTAAAATCGACCCTAACGCCGAAATTAGCGCGAAAAGAGTTCGAGAAAACCGCGCTTGGGCGAGAAAACGCTTTGTATAAATCTCGATCAGTTGGAAGTTTAAATGGAAGTAATGGAAGTTGTAATGacaataaagaatttaaatacaataattatttaacgGTTCAC AGCCCGATGGATATTCCTAAGATAATAACACAAAGTGCTGATAACATCATACAAATTGAAAGCGGGACGAATTTAGATCAAGACGAGAAAGAGAACAAACCGCGTAAATGGACGACGATGAGCCCGCAAGAGGTTGCGATTTGGATCGATAAGCGATCGAGAATATTTTTCCCCGCCTTATTTACACTCTTTAACATCGTCTTTTGGACGGTTGTTCTAATCgtctaa
- the LOC111421899 gene encoding pH-sensitive chloride channel 2-like, whose amino-acid sequence MCIIGSFSHQPVVLFYVMVILIFGQQYVFGLSFFTKPPQEDFNTKLLINTTVPNPLNSPENFKPFINIHLDNKTLRDCPDMNFDLDGITQNQFSKLLTNECRYDKLTKPQTINGKALNVSVKIDIKHIEAIDQLKFRMDMIMQYKYMDPRLNFEQLSPNRTTMIGRDILTERIWVPHLMVLNEKSSTMMGFGSKDQFIAISPQGEVVYSYRMSTVIYCWMNLKKFPFDKQICSVNLQTWTYNASEMMLFWEEKNSVTISPQLHLAEFCLEDYWNYPVLIDPLIENGAFVGDYSGLVLKFKVAREVGFYIMDYFLPSIMLVVTSWGTFWLQADATPPRATLGTATMLSFITLASSQSKNLPKVSYIKVSEIWFLGCSFFIFASMVEFAFVNIIWRRRKDVELKRVSPKYIFKSTITPGLARKELYKSKKEMDELYSSNGSLDKSSSSIIIDDLVENKEHVEEVQAKTWTTMTPQQVSIWIDKKSRVVFPLCFLIFNIIFWIFVFCW is encoded by the exons gttaagtttttttacaaaacCACCCCAAGAAGATTTTAACACcaagttattaataaacacGACAGTTCCTAACCCTTTAAATTCGCCAGAAAACTTTAAACCTTTCATTAACATCCATTTGGATAATAAAACGTTAAGAGATTGCCCCGATATGAATTTCGATTTGGATGGAATTACGCAAAATCAATTCTCTAAGTTATTAACTAACGAATGCCGATATGATAAATTAACTAAgccccaaactattaatggcAAAGCTCTAAATGTTTCtgttaaaattgatataaaacaTATCGAAGCTATTGATCAATTG AAATTTCGGATGGATATGATAATGCAATATAAATACATGGACCCCCGATTAAATTTCGAACAATTATCTCCGAATAGAACCACAATGATCGGTCGCGATATCTTAACAGAAAGAATTTGGGTGCCACATTTAATGgttttaaacgaaaaatcgAGTACTATGATGGGGTTCGGTAGCAAAGATCAATTTATTGCTATTTCACCTCAAGGAGAAGTCGTTTATTCCTACAGAATGTCCACGGTGATTTATTGCTGGAtgaatttgaagaaatttcCTTTCGATAAACAAATTTGTAGCGTCAATTTACAAACAT ggACTTACAACGCAAGTGAAATGATGCTTTTTtgggaagaaaaaaattctgttACGATTTCCCCCCAATTACATTTGGCCGAGTTTTGTTTGGAAGATTATTGGAACTACCCCGTTTTAATAGATCCCCTGATCGAAAATGGGGCTTTTG ttgGTGATTATAGCggattagttttaaaatttaaagtagcGAGAGAAGTCGGATTTTACATCATGGACTATTTCCTACCGTCAATAATGTTGGTTGTAACTTCTTGGGGAACGTTTTGGTTACAAGCCGACGCAACCCCACCAAGAGCGACCCTCGGAACTGCGACTATGTTATCATTTATTACGTTAGCTTCGTCGCAATCGAAAAATTTGCCGAAAGTTTCTTACATAAAAGTGAGCGAAATATGGTTTTTGGGGTgttcgttttttattttcgcctcAATGGTAGAATTCGCCtttgttaatataatttgGAGACGAAGAAAAGATGTCGAATTAAAACGGGTTTCGcctaaatacatttttaaatcgacGATAACGCCGGGGTTAGCTCGCAAAGAATTGTATAAAAGCAAAAAGGAAATGGATGAATTATACAGTTCGAATGGGAGCTTAGATAAATCATCATCGTCGATTATTATCGATGATTTAGTCGAGAATAAAGAACACGTAGAAGAAGTTCAAGCTAAAACTTGGACTACAATGACGCCCCAACAAGTTTCGATTTGGATCGATAAAAAAAGCCGCGTTGTATTTCCGttatgtttcttaatttttaatataattttttggatttttgtcTTTTGTTGGTAA